Proteins encoded in a region of the Pelagicoccus sp. SDUM812003 genome:
- a CDS encoding PLP-dependent aminotransferase family protein: protein MQTEPRPTLAFSRRIENLQGSVARHILSRSQDADLISFAGGLPSPEMWQDLDLPRLPKSAFQYGPSEGDKSMRDLFAERLQGLGIACSPKRLIVTTGSQQGLDLLSKLFIDPGSPVGIESPTYLAALQNFQLFGAKLVALPTGSPLLSLEQWSELLQTERPRFVYLNPTYQNPSGACYSLEERRAVASLFDEYDTVLIEDDPYRDLHFEDAPPPPICSFLSRAPWAYLSSVSKILLPGLRIGCLAASEALYPHLLKLKQAADLHSSRTSQAIACHLLRDASSLRQRLARALASYRAKRDLMLSCLENDFHERARWLRPSGGMFVWLELAKQRDLFADLENCLSEGVAFMPGDPFFADSQRHGRYLRLNFTHPSSEQIELGLETIASQLFD, encoded by the coding sequence ATGCAAACCGAACCCCGTCCTACGCTGGCCTTTTCTCGTCGCATCGAAAACCTGCAGGGCTCCGTGGCCCGCCATATCCTCTCTCGTTCGCAGGACGCGGATCTCATCTCCTTCGCCGGCGGCCTGCCCTCCCCCGAAATGTGGCAGGATCTGGATCTGCCGCGCCTACCCAAAAGCGCCTTTCAATACGGACCCTCGGAGGGCGACAAATCGATGCGCGACCTCTTCGCCGAGCGTTTGCAGGGGCTGGGCATAGCCTGCTCGCCTAAGCGACTCATCGTGACCACCGGCTCCCAGCAAGGCTTGGACCTGCTGTCCAAACTATTCATCGATCCGGGCTCCCCCGTCGGAATCGAGTCGCCCACCTACCTGGCCGCATTGCAGAACTTCCAGCTCTTCGGGGCGAAGCTGGTCGCCCTGCCGACCGGCTCTCCGCTGCTCAGCCTCGAGCAATGGAGCGAGCTGCTGCAAACCGAACGCCCTCGTTTCGTGTATTTGAATCCTACCTACCAAAACCCTTCCGGAGCCTGCTACTCGCTGGAAGAGCGACGGGCCGTAGCTTCGCTTTTCGATGAATACGACACCGTGCTGATCGAAGACGATCCGTATCGAGACCTCCACTTCGAAGACGCCCCGCCACCGCCGATTTGTTCGTTTCTCAGCAGAGCTCCGTGGGCCTACCTCAGCAGCGTATCCAAGATCCTGCTACCAGGACTACGCATCGGATGCCTCGCCGCCTCGGAGGCCCTCTATCCGCACTTGCTCAAGCTCAAGCAGGCGGCCGACCTTCATAGCAGCCGCACCTCACAAGCCATCGCCTGCCACTTGCTCCGAGACGCCTCCTCCCTGCGGCAGCGGCTGGCCAGAGCTCTCGCCAGCTATCGAGCCAAGCGCGACCTCATGCTCAGCTGCTTGGAAAACGACTTTCATGAGCGGGCTCGCTGGCTGCGTCCGTCCGGGGGCATGTTCGTCTGGCTGGAGCTTGCCAAGCAGCGCGATCTCTTCGCGGACTTGGAAAACTGCCTCTCGGAGGGCGTGGCCTTCATGCCAGGGGATCCATTTTTTGCGGACAGCCAGCGACACGGACGCTACCTGCGACTGAACTTCACCCATCCAAGCAGCGAACAGATCGAGCTCGGGCTGGAAACGATCGCCAGTCAGCTTTTTGACTGA
- a CDS encoding LysR substrate-binding domain-containing protein: protein MKLPSHRQVQCFLEVCRDFHFTRAAERLGIPQPPLSRHIKELERLLGVDLFLRQGKSVSLTAAGAVFLKEVYQVPVILARGVEAARRAMAGESELLRIGIVGALLGDSWLSSVEAYRRRFPQVQLSLVELSPSDLIRQVESGELDGAMLGVRPTGIPSGLNAQVFRREPVVVCLPNDHELARRKRLKTLDLEGRAVVSLATAVAPAYRDFLEGLFRRRGLRLGRVTETNAAAAMLSMVVAGCGIAILPESVARLGGARISRVPLAEPKLRLEQVFVYQANPSGPLQHLVTVLREGEAK from the coding sequence ATGAAGCTCCCTAGCCATCGTCAGGTGCAGTGCTTTTTGGAGGTCTGCCGCGACTTTCACTTTACGAGGGCGGCGGAGCGATTGGGTATCCCGCAGCCGCCGTTGAGTCGTCACATCAAGGAGCTGGAGCGCTTGCTGGGGGTGGATCTGTTTTTGCGGCAGGGCAAGTCGGTGTCGCTGACTGCGGCGGGAGCGGTGTTTTTGAAGGAAGTCTATCAAGTGCCGGTCATTCTCGCTCGCGGGGTGGAGGCGGCCCGGCGGGCCATGGCGGGGGAGTCAGAGCTCTTGCGCATCGGCATCGTGGGAGCCTTGCTTGGGGATAGCTGGCTGAGCTCCGTCGAGGCCTATCGGCGACGGTTTCCGCAGGTGCAGCTTTCGCTGGTGGAGCTGAGTCCTTCGGATCTGATCCGGCAGGTGGAATCGGGCGAGCTGGACGGAGCCATGCTCGGGGTGCGTCCGACGGGGATTCCGTCGGGGCTCAACGCTCAGGTTTTTCGTCGGGAGCCGGTGGTGGTCTGCTTGCCCAACGATCATGAGCTGGCGCGGCGCAAGCGCTTGAAGACGCTCGATCTGGAGGGGCGAGCCGTTGTTTCCCTGGCCACCGCGGTGGCGCCGGCCTATCGGGACTTTTTAGAGGGATTGTTTCGACGTCGCGGATTGCGTCTGGGCAGGGTGACGGAGACCAATGCGGCGGCGGCCATGCTCAGCATGGTGGTTGCCGGGTGCGGGATCGCCATATTGCCGGAGTCGGTCGCTCGCTTGGGTGGGGCCCGCATATCCAGGGTGCCGTTGGCGGAGCCCAAGCTTCGTCTGGAGCAAGTGTTCGTCTACCAGGCGAATCCGTCCGGTCCTCTGCAGCATCTCGTGACGGTGTTGCGCGAAGGGGAAGCGAAGTGA
- a CDS encoding response regulator, whose amino-acid sequence MQRNFYSADFAEQYPIRILVVEDNPVNTKVLLRMLKKLGYEADSVVNGELGARAAESKQYDAIFMDLQMPVMDGFTSARAILASDKIKHPIYISAFTANVRAEDRKAAAEAGMHDFVAKPAGVDAIANMLVRAYAWLATK is encoded by the coding sequence ATGCAACGAAATTTCTATTCCGCGGACTTCGCTGAACAATATCCGATCCGGATACTCGTCGTAGAAGACAATCCGGTGAATACCAAAGTGCTGCTGCGCATGCTGAAGAAACTCGGTTACGAAGCGGACTCCGTCGTGAACGGCGAACTCGGCGCCCGCGCCGCCGAAAGCAAGCAGTACGACGCCATCTTCATGGATCTGCAGATGCCAGTGATGGACGGCTTCACATCCGCCCGGGCCATCCTCGCCTCCGACAAGATCAAGCATCCGATCTACATTTCGGCATTCACCGCAAACGTGCGAGCCGAAGACCGGAAGGCTGCCGCCGAGGCTGGCATGCACGATTTCGTAGCAAAACCGGCGGGTGTGGACGCCATCGCGAACATGCTGGTTCGGGCCTATGCCTGGCTGGCGACCAAGTAG
- the trpB gene encoding tryptophan synthase subunit beta encodes MSTTSGTKIDKSSLPDASGHFGQFGGIYVPETLVTALEDLSKEYEAAKRDPEFQAELAGYLKEFAGRPTGLYHAERLSEELGGAKIYFKREDLLHTGAHKINNAIGQALLAKRMGKKRVIAETGAGQHGVATATVCARFGLQCVVYMGAVDMERQKLNVFRMRLCGAEVRSVESGQKTLKDAVNEAMRDWVTNVRDTHYILGSALGAHPYPMMVRDFHKIIGEETRLQMMEKEGRLPDELVACVGGGSNAIGLFYDFLEDEDIRMVGVEAGGYGIEQGKHAARFEGGRLGVLQGSKTYILQNPDGQIELTHSVSAGLDYAAIGPEHAYYRDVGRIEFAYATDDDVMEAFKLLCRTEGIIPALESSHALAYVTKRAPQMSKEQIIVVSLSGRGDKDVNQVAQLLGADV; translated from the coding sequence ATGAGCACCACTTCGGGTACCAAGATCGACAAGTCATCTCTGCCGGACGCGAGCGGCCATTTTGGCCAGTTTGGCGGCATCTACGTTCCGGAGACGCTCGTGACCGCTTTGGAGGATTTGAGCAAGGAGTACGAGGCGGCGAAGCGTGACCCGGAATTTCAAGCGGAGCTGGCCGGATACTTGAAGGAATTCGCGGGCCGCCCGACCGGACTCTATCACGCCGAGCGGCTTAGCGAGGAGCTGGGCGGGGCGAAAATCTACTTCAAGCGCGAGGACCTCCTGCACACCGGAGCCCACAAGATCAACAATGCCATCGGGCAGGCTCTGCTGGCCAAGCGCATGGGCAAGAAGCGGGTGATCGCCGAGACCGGCGCCGGGCAGCACGGGGTGGCCACCGCCACGGTCTGCGCTCGCTTCGGATTGCAATGCGTGGTCTACATGGGTGCGGTCGACATGGAGCGGCAAAAGCTCAACGTCTTTCGCATGCGTCTCTGCGGGGCGGAAGTGCGCAGCGTAGAGAGTGGCCAGAAAACGCTGAAGGACGCGGTCAACGAAGCCATGCGCGACTGGGTGACCAACGTGCGGGACACGCATTACATCCTCGGCTCCGCTCTGGGGGCTCATCCGTACCCCATGATGGTGCGCGACTTTCACAAGATCATCGGCGAGGAGACTCGTTTGCAGATGATGGAAAAGGAAGGCCGTCTGCCGGATGAGCTCGTAGCCTGCGTGGGCGGTGGCAGCAACGCGATCGGCTTGTTCTACGATTTTCTGGAAGACGAAGATATCCGCATGGTCGGCGTGGAAGCGGGCGGCTACGGCATCGAGCAAGGCAAGCATGCGGCTCGTTTCGAAGGCGGTCGCCTAGGTGTCCTGCAAGGGTCCAAGACGTACATTCTGCAAAATCCCGACGGGCAGATCGAGCTGACCCATTCCGTATCCGCCGGCTTGGACTATGCCGCGATCGGTCCCGAGCACGCCTATTATCGCGACGTCGGCCGCATCGAGTTCGCCTATGCCACCGATGACGACGTGATGGAGGCCTTCAAGCTGCTCTGCCGCACGGAAGGGATCATCCCCGCGCTGGAGTCGAGCCATGCCCTCGCTTACGTGACGAAGCGGGCCCCGCAGATGAGCAAGGAGCAGATCATCGTGGTGAGTCTCAGTGGTCGCGGTGACAAGGACGTGAATCAAGTCGCCCAGCTGCTGGGGGCGGACGTCTAA
- a CDS encoding YicC/YloC family endoribonuclease, which produces MKSMTGFGRCELAEKGVIVGLQASSVNRKNLEVICSLPKDLQQLERKVQEKVRAVASRGRFQFSIEVRVDGQEQGGLPSDEQLDRAIERLKAVADRYGAPFSVDAQLLVQVARLIEDEAAEFPSEVVEDLLLRCVDAVLVDLIAMRELEGEALLKDLTERRQRLAALVAQVKELAPGMVDKYRENLFSRLEQAGLEFDLGDERVLREIALFADRCDISEEITRLDSHLDQFDQLLAKSEPVGRPLEFLLQEVGREINTSGSKASSIEVSKLVLEMKNELERIREQVANVE; this is translated from the coding sequence ATGAAGAGCATGACGGGATTTGGTCGCTGCGAGCTCGCCGAAAAGGGCGTGATCGTCGGCTTGCAAGCGAGTTCGGTGAACCGCAAGAACCTCGAGGTGATCTGCTCGCTTCCCAAGGACCTGCAGCAGCTGGAGCGCAAGGTGCAGGAGAAGGTGAGGGCGGTGGCGTCTCGCGGCAGGTTTCAGTTTTCCATCGAGGTGCGTGTGGATGGCCAGGAGCAGGGAGGTCTGCCAAGCGACGAGCAGCTGGACCGAGCCATCGAGCGCTTGAAGGCCGTAGCCGATCGCTACGGAGCCCCGTTTTCGGTAGATGCCCAGTTGCTGGTGCAGGTCGCCCGATTGATCGAAGACGAGGCGGCGGAGTTTCCCAGCGAAGTGGTTGAAGATCTGCTGCTGCGCTGCGTCGACGCGGTGCTTGTCGACTTGATAGCCATGAGGGAACTGGAAGGCGAGGCTTTGCTCAAGGACCTCACCGAGCGTCGTCAGAGGCTGGCAGCGCTGGTCGCTCAAGTGAAGGAGCTCGCTCCAGGCATGGTAGACAAGTACCGGGAGAATCTCTTCTCCCGCTTGGAGCAGGCCGGCTTGGAGTTCGATCTCGGCGACGAGCGCGTCCTGCGCGAGATCGCGCTGTTTGCGGACCGCTGCGACATATCAGAGGAAATCACTCGACTGGACAGCCATTTGGATCAGTTCGACCAGCTGCTCGCCAAGTCCGAGCCGGTCGGACGTCCTTTGGAGTTTCTCCTGCAGGAGGTCGGGCGCGAAATCAACACCAGCGGGAGCAAGGCCAGCTCCATCGAAGTGTCCAAGCTGGTGCTGGAAATGAAAAACGAGCTGGAACGCATCCGCGAGCAGGTCGCCAACGTGGAGTAG
- a CDS encoding MBL fold metallo-hydrolase, with product MPSTTTRRDVLKSLALASLAIGIASPSKAALGKGKKALTQGAGFYKKRIGAIELYVIADGSIPLDSNVFGSGKASREEIEAALAATYQPTDVVPTHVQTFVIKTGDQTILVDTGLNGAWGPESGLLTQHLANAGFRTEDITDLVLTHAHPDHLFGALDKAGKPVFKKAAHHITQAELDQWYGLYEQIDSIEQEGFADMVRGIHQHLEAIKPKLNVIEPDAVIAPGVTGIPLPGHTQGHIGLKLESEGQQHWFLADFAHNHELFLAHPDWGIDYDTDGEQAIATRQKRLAMAAEQGVEVSGSHMPFPAVGHIAKAGEGYRWVPELWRWS from the coding sequence ATGCCCTCGACTACCACTCGAAGAGACGTCCTCAAGTCGCTTGCCCTCGCAAGCCTAGCCATCGGAATCGCCAGCCCATCGAAAGCCGCCTTGGGCAAAGGGAAAAAAGCCCTGACTCAGGGCGCCGGCTTCTACAAGAAACGCATCGGGGCGATCGAGCTCTACGTCATCGCCGACGGATCCATTCCCCTCGACTCCAACGTCTTCGGCAGCGGGAAGGCCAGTCGAGAAGAGATAGAAGCGGCCCTCGCGGCGACCTATCAGCCGACCGACGTCGTTCCCACTCACGTGCAAACCTTCGTGATCAAGACCGGAGACCAAACCATTCTCGTCGACACCGGTCTAAACGGCGCTTGGGGTCCCGAGAGCGGACTTCTGACCCAACACCTCGCCAACGCCGGTTTTCGCACGGAGGATATCACGGATCTGGTGCTAACGCACGCTCACCCGGATCACCTTTTCGGCGCCCTTGACAAGGCAGGAAAGCCCGTATTCAAAAAAGCGGCGCACCACATCACGCAAGCCGAGCTCGACCAGTGGTACGGGCTCTACGAGCAAATCGACAGCATCGAGCAAGAAGGCTTCGCCGACATGGTACGCGGCATCCATCAGCACCTGGAAGCGATCAAACCTAAGCTCAACGTCATCGAGCCCGACGCGGTCATCGCTCCCGGCGTAACCGGAATTCCACTACCAGGGCACACTCAGGGACACATCGGGCTCAAGCTCGAATCGGAAGGCCAACAGCATTGGTTTCTCGCCGACTTCGCCCACAACCACGAGCTCTTTCTCGCTCATCCCGACTGGGGCATCGACTATGATACCGACGGCGAACAAGCCATCGCCACGCGGCAAAAGCGCCTCGCCATGGCCGCCGAACAAGGCGTCGAAGTCAGCGGCAGCCATATGCCCTTCCCCGCGGTGGGACACATCGCCAAAGCGGGCGAAGGATACCGTTGGGTTCCGGAGCTCTGGCGCTGGAGCTAG
- the lspA gene encoding signal peptidase II encodes MSKLFPYRLLLILAAAVLIFDQATKVWVVQTLPYGSFFPPSSIEVIPGLFNIVHVGNTGAAWSMFSDYTWALAAVGFVALALIFVFRKALELKLRMNQIAFGLIIGGIVGNLIDRIRIGHVVDFLDFHLLDVSLFGKDFGDLYFPSFNVADSGITVGVAIYIYFSFKQERSKQAAEIQEKKDQP; translated from the coding sequence GTGAGCAAGCTCTTTCCATACCGGCTGCTGCTGATTCTGGCAGCAGCCGTTTTGATTTTCGACCAGGCCACCAAAGTCTGGGTGGTCCAGACCCTGCCCTACGGCTCCTTCTTTCCTCCGAGCTCCATCGAAGTGATCCCGGGCCTCTTCAACATCGTGCACGTGGGCAACACCGGGGCCGCTTGGTCGATGTTCTCCGACTACACTTGGGCCCTGGCCGCGGTCGGCTTCGTGGCTCTGGCGCTCATCTTCGTCTTTCGAAAAGCGCTCGAGCTCAAGCTGCGCATGAACCAGATCGCCTTCGGCCTGATCATCGGAGGCATCGTGGGAAACCTCATCGACCGCATCCGGATCGGCCACGTGGTCGACTTCCTGGATTTCCACCTGCTCGACGTCAGCCTCTTCGGCAAGGACTTCGGCGACCTCTATTTTCCCAGCTTCAATGTGGCCGATTCCGGCATCACCGTGGGCGTGGCGATCTACATCTATTTCTCGTTCAAGCAGGAACGCAGCAAGCAGGCCGCGGAGATCCAGGAGAAGAAGGATCAGCCGTAG
- a CDS encoding TraR/DksA C4-type zinc finger protein, producing MPEEKKTPKKTKKSAAKKPAKKKNGVSKSKGSGFSLDDAIAIASTRGDDDSKKDTDIAAKEKARKALEEAEAKHQKQSYGAASLADILGYNPTAPVEKKRDESQVPAKYRKFYDLLVELRNHVKEGLHAHTEETLKRSSKDDSGDLSSYSQHMADAGTDTFDRDFALSMVSNEQDALHEIEAAIDRIFKGTYGICEMTGKQIREERLLAVPFTRYSMKTQEQIEKNTFRSRSQAGGVFADASSEDSISFGGDDDE from the coding sequence ATGCCCGAAGAAAAAAAGACCCCTAAGAAAACCAAAAAGTCTGCCGCCAAAAAGCCAGCGAAGAAGAAAAACGGAGTTTCGAAAAGCAAGGGCAGCGGCTTCTCGCTCGACGACGCCATCGCTATCGCGAGCACCCGAGGCGACGACGATTCGAAGAAGGATACCGATATCGCCGCCAAGGAAAAGGCCCGCAAGGCTCTGGAAGAGGCCGAGGCCAAGCACCAGAAGCAAAGCTACGGAGCCGCTTCACTGGCCGACATCCTCGGCTACAACCCCACCGCTCCGGTGGAGAAGAAGCGCGACGAGAGCCAAGTCCCCGCCAAGTACCGCAAGTTCTACGACCTGCTGGTCGAACTGCGAAACCACGTGAAGGAAGGCTTGCACGCCCATACCGAGGAAACCCTCAAGCGCTCCAGCAAGGACGACTCCGGCGACCTTTCCAGCTACAGCCAGCACATGGCCGACGCGGGCACCGATACCTTCGACCGCGATTTCGCCCTGAGCATGGTGTCCAACGAACAGGACGCCCTGCACGAGATCGAAGCCGCTATCGATCGCATTTTCAAAGGCACCTACGGCATCTGCGAGATGACCGGCAAGCAGATCCGAGAGGAGCGCCTGCTGGCTGTGCCCTTCACGCGCTACTCCATGAAAACCCAGGAGCAGATCGAAAAAAACACCTTCCGCTCCCGCAGCCAGGCCGGCGGCGTCTTCGCCGACGCGTCCTCGGAAGACTCCATCAGCTTCGGAGGAGACGACGACGAGTAG
- the ileS gene encoding isoleucine--tRNA ligase: MSANFKDTLNLPKTAFPMRANLGKREPARVERWETSNLYQKLQEKNADGPLFVLHDGPPFTNGELHLGHALNKTLKEIVLRYKAAQGFRTPYLPGWDCHGLPIEHKVTKELQAEGKDLSTAELRDKCDAFSEHWIGVQREQFRRLGVLADWENEYKTKNPAYEAEILRTLASFVEQGLVYRSKKPVYWSIPCATALAEAEIEYKDHTSPSIWVAFDIPEKAKFGIEKPLSTVIWTTTPWTIPANLAVAVHPRLTYAFVEAGETVFIVAKDLVEKFVADVDLEDWKIVKEVLGQDLEGVESRHPLIDRPSPIVLADYVTTESGTGCVHTAPGHGQEDYLTGLSYGLDIYCPVNDEGKYDDDGQVPDYLVGESVLEENGWVPANGKVLKALDEAGALLKKKNIKHSYPHCWRSKTPVIFRAVDQWFVALDKADKRQTALDAIKQVKWIPEWGEKRITGAVESRPDWCISRQRSWGVPIPAFYDENGEAYMDAGVIKAVADKVASAGTNLWYTSTSEELLSGIELPESWKGKKLKAGTDTLDVWIDSGTSHFSVLKSNPELKWPCDLYLEGSDQHRGWFQSSLWTGVIRENKAPYEKILTHGFLVNQDGSKLSKSDGAMTLVHYMDKFGADVVRLWIASTDFRADIGISEQILAGVGDAYRLFRNTYRYQLSNLYDFDFEQHALPIKELHELDRWALHKTGELAEQVEKAYENYEFHKVFQLCNQFCSVTLSSLYHDILKDRMYTLENSHPLRRSSQTAIYHIFNTLVRLLGPILPFTSDEAWAYFKEETDFTDDALALQDWPSDAKSWQDAELAADFVELFSFRDQVNEKLEGLRSSGEIGRSLDAYVTISGKQSDASFVRLDRYQHFLEELLIVSKVELAAHEKAELAIAASKATGGRCPRCWRWEPQLEGGTENEHTCSRCEKALTQA; this comes from the coding sequence ATGTCAGCGAATTTCAAAGACACACTGAATCTCCCCAAAACGGCCTTCCCCATGCGGGCAAACTTGGGCAAACGAGAGCCGGCTAGAGTAGAGCGCTGGGAAACGTCGAATCTCTACCAGAAGCTTCAGGAAAAGAACGCCGACGGACCGCTCTTCGTGCTGCACGATGGACCGCCTTTCACCAACGGCGAACTCCACCTCGGCCACGCCCTCAACAAGACGCTCAAGGAAATCGTCCTGCGCTACAAGGCAGCCCAAGGCTTCCGCACCCCCTACTTGCCCGGCTGGGACTGCCACGGACTCCCGATCGAGCACAAGGTCACCAAGGAGCTGCAGGCCGAGGGCAAGGACCTCTCTACCGCGGAGCTGCGCGACAAGTGCGACGCGTTTTCCGAGCATTGGATCGGCGTGCAGCGCGAGCAGTTCAGACGCCTCGGCGTGCTGGCGGATTGGGAAAACGAATACAAGACCAAGAATCCCGCCTACGAAGCGGAAATCCTACGCACCCTCGCCTCCTTCGTCGAGCAAGGCCTGGTCTACCGCAGCAAGAAGCCAGTCTACTGGTCCATCCCTTGCGCCACCGCGCTGGCGGAAGCGGAGATTGAATACAAGGACCACACCAGCCCTTCCATCTGGGTCGCCTTCGACATTCCGGAAAAAGCCAAGTTCGGCATCGAAAAGCCGCTTTCCACCGTCATCTGGACCACCACTCCGTGGACCATTCCCGCCAACCTCGCGGTCGCCGTGCACCCTCGCCTCACCTACGCCTTCGTGGAAGCGGGCGAAACGGTATTCATCGTGGCCAAGGACCTAGTCGAGAAGTTCGTGGCGGATGTTGACCTCGAAGACTGGAAAATCGTCAAGGAGGTCCTCGGTCAGGATCTGGAAGGCGTCGAATCTCGCCATCCGCTCATCGACCGCCCCAGCCCCATCGTGCTGGCCGACTACGTCACCACCGAGTCCGGTACCGGCTGCGTGCACACCGCTCCCGGTCACGGACAGGAAGACTACCTCACGGGCCTGAGCTACGGCCTGGACATCTACTGCCCGGTCAACGACGAGGGCAAGTACGACGACGACGGCCAGGTGCCCGACTACTTGGTGGGCGAATCCGTGCTGGAGGAAAACGGCTGGGTGCCCGCCAACGGCAAGGTGCTCAAAGCCCTCGACGAAGCGGGAGCCCTGCTGAAGAAGAAGAACATCAAGCACAGCTACCCGCACTGCTGGCGCTCCAAGACACCTGTCATTTTCCGAGCCGTGGACCAATGGTTCGTCGCGCTCGACAAGGCCGACAAGCGCCAGACGGCCCTCGACGCCATCAAGCAAGTGAAGTGGATCCCCGAATGGGGCGAAAAGCGCATCACCGGCGCCGTGGAATCGCGGCCCGACTGGTGCATCAGCCGTCAACGCTCCTGGGGCGTGCCCATTCCCGCGTTTTACGATGAAAACGGCGAAGCCTACATGGACGCCGGCGTCATCAAAGCGGTCGCGGACAAGGTCGCTTCCGCTGGCACCAATCTCTGGTACACCTCCACCTCCGAGGAACTGCTCTCCGGCATCGAGCTGCCTGAATCCTGGAAAGGCAAGAAACTCAAAGCCGGCACCGACACGCTCGATGTCTGGATCGACTCTGGCACCAGCCACTTCTCGGTGCTCAAAAGCAATCCGGAGCTCAAGTGGCCCTGCGACCTCTACCTGGAAGGCAGCGACCAGCATCGCGGCTGGTTCCAGTCCTCCCTCTGGACCGGCGTCATCCGCGAAAACAAAGCGCCCTACGAGAAGATTCTCACCCACGGCTTCCTGGTGAACCAGGACGGCTCCAAGCTCTCCAAGAGCGACGGCGCCATGACGCTCGTCCACTACATGGACAAGTTCGGGGCCGACGTGGTGCGCCTGTGGATCGCCTCCACCGACTTCCGGGCCGACATCGGCATCTCGGAGCAAATCCTCGCTGGCGTGGGAGACGCCTATCGTCTCTTCCGCAACACCTACCGCTACCAGCTCTCCAATCTCTACGACTTCGACTTCGAGCAGCACGCCCTGCCGATCAAGGAGCTGCACGAGCTCGACCGCTGGGCCCTGCACAAGACCGGAGAGCTAGCGGAACAGGTGGAAAAGGCCTACGAGAACTACGAGTTCCACAAGGTCTTCCAGCTCTGCAACCAGTTCTGCTCGGTCACCCTGTCCTCGCTGTACCACGACATCCTCAAGGATCGCATGTACACGCTGGAAAACAGCCACCCGCTGCGTCGTTCCTCCCAGACCGCCATCTACCACATCTTCAACACCTTGGTCCGCCTGCTCGGACCTATCCTGCCCTTCACCTCCGACGAGGCCTGGGCCTACTTCAAGGAGGAGACCGACTTCACCGACGACGCCCTCGCCCTGCAGGATTGGCCTTCAGACGCCAAGAGCTGGCAGGACGCGGAGCTGGCAGCGGACTTCGTGGAGCTGTTCTCCTTCCGCGACCAGGTGAACGAAAAGCTGGAAGGCCTGCGCTCCAGCGGTGAAATCGGACGCTCGCTCGACGCGTACGTGACGATTTCCGGCAAGCAAAGCGACGCCTCGTTCGTACGTCTCGACCGCTATCAACACTTTCTCGAGGAACTACTTATCGTTTCCAAAGTCGAACTCGCAGCCCACGAGAAGGCTGAGCTCGCCATCGCCGCCAGCAAAGCGACCGGAGGTCGCTGTCCACGCTGCTGGAGATGGGAGCCCCAGCTGGAAGGCGGCACTGAAAACGAACACACCTGTTCGCGCTGCGAGAAAGCTCTAACTCAAGCCTGA